A portion of the Bacillus thuringiensis genome contains these proteins:
- a CDS encoding FtsK/SpoIIIE domain-containing protein, giving the protein MGILKDWLHKQSLKNRLIEVFVKAGLYVDHQTRGGKVPIYPKIHDIFSSKEKVRYIFTISNGLDPKNIEKKWFCFQQILGRNVAIEGDIKRFVLNVFHSDAGLQAYNYSYKKWQPLLIQHHLPVIVGRDQFGNMITYDMIASNTPHLLIAGETGSGKSSMVRVVLSTLIQYMSPDKLHLYLGDLKNSEFHFLRRVKHVKEVCMEEIEMKIMLQKVWKEIRERRKLMEEYEVDHIDEYNKLNPDNQKPYILLAIDEVVMLQDEKECMSIVEKISAVGRALGVFLMLSMQRPDAKVLDGKLKLNMTVRMGFKCDSTINSNIMGTPGSERLEQSGQMILKLNGLKKVQSPYLELSKAKKIVEPYRVPKENIKLQNLPQEENQLFGVLDYEE; this is encoded by the coding sequence ATGGGGATTTTAAAGGATTGGCTTCATAAACAAAGTTTGAAGAATCGGCTTATAGAGGTATTTGTAAAGGCAGGTTTATATGTAGACCATCAAACAAGAGGTGGAAAAGTACCCATTTACCCGAAGATACATGACATTTTTTCCTCGAAAGAAAAGGTTCGATACATATTTACCATTTCAAACGGATTAGATCCGAAAAACATTGAAAAGAAGTGGTTTTGCTTTCAACAAATATTAGGGCGTAATGTAGCAATTGAAGGTGATATTAAAAGGTTTGTTCTTAATGTGTTTCATTCGGATGCTGGGCTACAAGCATACAATTACAGTTATAAGAAGTGGCAACCATTACTTATACAACATCATCTTCCCGTAATTGTAGGGCGTGACCAATTTGGAAATATGATTACGTATGACATGATTGCTTCAAACACGCCGCATCTTCTAATTGCAGGAGAGACAGGGAGCGGAAAAAGTAGTATGGTACGCGTTGTACTGTCCACACTCATTCAATATATGTCTCCTGATAAATTACATTTGTACCTGGGTGATTTGAAGAATTCCGAATTTCATTTCTTGCGAAGGGTGAAACATGTAAAAGAGGTTTGCATGGAAGAAATAGAAATGAAGATTATGCTGCAGAAAGTGTGGAAGGAAATACGCGAACGTAGAAAATTGATGGAAGAGTATGAAGTAGATCATATTGACGAATACAACAAATTAAATCCTGATAATCAGAAACCATATATCTTACTTGCTATCGACGAAGTGGTCATGTTGCAAGACGAAAAAGAATGTATGTCTATAGTTGAAAAAATATCGGCAGTCGGAAGGGCACTTGGAGTTTTTTTAATGCTAAGTATGCAACGCCCTGATGCAAAAGTACTGGATGGTAAGTTAAAGCTCAATATGACGGTTAGAATGGGCTTTAAATGTGATAGTACAATTAACAGTAATATTATGGGTACTCCTGGTTCAGAACGCTTGGAGCAATCTGGCCAAATGATATTAAAGTTAAATGGATTAAAGAAAGTACAATCTCCTTATTTAGAATTAAGTAAAGCCAAGAAGATAGTTGAACCTTATCGCGTTCCGAAAGAGAATATAAAGTTGCAAAACCTACCACAAGAAGAAAATCAATTATTCGGGGTGTTGGATTATGAGGAATAG
- a CDS encoding helix-turn-helix domain-containing protein — protein MWGRGIGRHRTKLAKFLASYDYSIQDFSKASKVNRNTLGQLCNDKDYVPSPNTMQKIMKIVRKHDSRKQVTDFWHI, from the coding sequence GTGTGGGGTAGAGGTATTGGGAGACATAGAACAAAGCTAGCTAAATTTTTAGCTAGCTACGATTACTCAATTCAGGATTTTTCTAAAGCTAGTAAAGTAAACAGAAATACATTAGGCCAACTGTGTAATGACAAGGATTATGTACCATCACCAAATACAATGCAAAAAATAATGAAGATTGTTAGAAAACATGATTCTCGAAAACAAGTAACTGACTTTTGGCATATATAA
- a CDS encoding delta endotoxin C-terminal domain-containing protein, with protein MITAIPAAKYNRGMSNFQPQVESIHAKQKAMKTDTTNSYLAYGVEISKEQEYKIRYKIAANDNSKISLSHRKPGGNYAKIADTTIPLTGNFADAVKGEYGSYKIVEGPTVKLTKGTHDLKLENSQGKFFLD; from the coding sequence TTGATAACAGCAATCCCAGCTGCGAAGTATAACCGTGGTATGAGCAATTTTCAACCACAAGTGGAATCTATACATGCTAAGCAAAAAGCTATGAAAACTGATACTACTAATTCTTATTTAGCATATGGCGTCGAAATTTCCAAAGAACAGGAATATAAAATTAGATATAAGATTGCAGCTAATGATAATTCTAAAATCAGTCTTTCACATAGAAAGCCTGGTGGTAACTATGCAAAAATAGCTGACACCACCATTCCTCTTACTGGAAATTTCGCAGATGCTGTTAAAGGAGAATATGGTTCTTATAAGATTGTAGAAGGACCTACTGTTAAGTTAACAAAAGGTACACATGATTTGAAATTGGAAAATTCACAAGGTAAATTCTTCTTAGATTAA
- a CDS encoding HBL/NHE enterotoxin family protein — protein sequence MTKKPYKVMALSALITVMAAGSIMPTYASAAESTAKSTPIHAKTGTTGDYPDYSLGPEGLKEAITNTGSNALVMDLYALTIIKQANADFNGLNSIDTSLRTKIINDQNIARINAGQWLDKLKPQMISTNQNIINYNTKFQNYYDTLITAVNNKDKETLSNGLTRLNNDVVANKAEVDELLGELREFRKKMATDTQNFKQDATQITSILASQDAGIPLLQNQLTTYHATIAEYNKLLIASAVATALGPLAIIGGAVLIGTGLGAKLGVVFIVGGLGATAGGIAGIVIAKQEMDKAQEEIKNITGQITQAQLEVAGLTNLKEQTESLTETIDIAITALQNLSTKWDVVGSKYKSLLKNIAVMDPNDLFFIKEDLDVAKDSWKEVRDTAANLYETDIKLVDTK from the coding sequence ATGACAAAAAAGCCTTATAAAGTAATGGCTTTATCCGCATTAATAACGGTAATGGCAGCAGGTAGTATTATGCCAACATATGCTTCTGCAGCGGAAAGCACGGCAAAATCAACTCCTATTCACGCTAAAACAGGTACAACGGGAGATTACCCGGATTATTCATTAGGACCAGAGGGTCTTAAAGAGGCAATAACAAATACAGGGTCAAATGCTTTAGTAATGGACCTTTATGCTTTAACAATCATTAAACAAGCAAATGCTGATTTCAATGGGCTCAATTCAATTGATACATCTTTACGAACGAAAATAATTAATGATCAAAACATTGCCAGAATAAATGCAGGGCAATGGTTAGATAAACTTAAACCGCAAATGATTTCAACGAATCAAAATATTATTAATTATAATACTAAATTTCAAAATTACTATGATACGTTAATAACAGCTGTAAACAATAAGGACAAGGAAACATTATCAAATGGACTTACAAGGCTAAATAATGATGTTGTAGCAAATAAGGCGGAAGTGGACGAATTATTAGGAGAACTGCGAGAATTCCGAAAGAAAATGGCAACAGATACGCAAAACTTTAAACAAGATGCAACTCAAATAACGTCTATTTTAGCAAGTCAAGATGCTGGAATTCCGCTGCTGCAAAATCAACTCACAACGTATCATGCTACAATTGCTGAATATAATAAACTGCTTATTGCCTCAGCAGTTGCAACGGCTTTAGGCCCACTTGCTATTATAGGCGGAGCAGTTCTAATTGGTACTGGTTTAGGAGCTAAACTAGGAGTGGTGTTCATTGTAGGTGGTTTAGGAGCAACAGCAGGTGGTATAGCGGGAATTGTTATAGCAAAGCAAGAGATGGATAAGGCTCAGGAAGAGATTAAGAATATAACAGGACAAATAACCCAGGCTCAATTAGAAGTAGCTGGTTTAACCAATCTAAAAGAGCAAACTGAATCCTTAACAGAGACTATCGATATAGCAATTACTGCACTACAAAATCTTTCAACCAAATGGGATGTAGTTGGATCAAAATATAAATCTTTACTTAAAAATATTGCAGTTATGGACCCTAACGATCTATTTTTCATAAAAGAGGATCTCGATGTGGCTAAAGATAGTTGGAAAGAAGTTAGAGATACTGCTGCAAATCTTTATGAAACTGATATTAAATTAGTAGATACAAAATAA
- a CDS encoding arylamine N-acetyltransferase family protein: protein MLTELQKKFFSKLKIPPRENVKFEDLHRILLQMGHLLPYENIDIMEGNTKEFSRENIEEKLLLKNRGGLCYEINSLLYYFLCDCGFNVYRIAGTLYDPKTRKWNPDDGHALIVLQHKYENYIIDAGFASYLPLHPVPFHGDSVTSVTGEYRVRKQNTEKGTHVLEMKKGENGETSHFFDSDLSDTWSIGYAFYLNAINEKKVNAIQNMVIEHPESPVNKANIICKLIEHGHIALTKRSFTETRHGKKIKKEITEKQYHQILKNEFNIF from the coding sequence ATGTTAACTGAATTACAAAAAAAGTTTTTCTCAAAATTAAAAATTCCCCCAAGAGAAAATGTGAAATTCGAAGATTTACATAGAATTCTTTTGCAGATGGGGCACTTATTACCTTATGAAAACATAGACATCATGGAAGGAAATACGAAAGAATTTTCTAGAGAAAATATTGAAGAAAAGCTGCTTTTAAAGAATCGTGGCGGATTATGCTATGAAATTAATTCTTTATTATATTATTTTTTGTGTGATTGTGGATTTAATGTGTATCGAATAGCTGGAACTCTATATGATCCAAAAACAAGAAAGTGGAACCCTGATGATGGCCATGCCCTTATCGTTTTACAACACAAATATGAAAACTATATTATAGACGCCGGTTTTGCATCCTATCTCCCTTTACATCCTGTTCCTTTTCACGGTGACAGCGTGACTTCTGTAACGGGCGAATATCGTGTTCGCAAACAAAATACGGAGAAAGGAACGCATGTATTAGAAATGAAAAAAGGGGAAAATGGAGAAACTTCACATTTTTTTGATTCTGATCTTAGTGATACCTGGTCTATCGGTTATGCTTTTTATTTAAATGCAATTAATGAAAAGAAAGTGAATGCTATACAAAACATGGTTATAGAGCATCCAGAATCACCAGTAAATAAGGCGAATATTATTTGCAAATTAATTGAACACGGGCATATTGCACTTACTAAGCGAAGTTTTACAGAAACCCGGCATGGAAAGAAAATTAAAAAAGAAATAACAGAGAAACAATATCATCAAATACTTAAAAATGAATTCAATATTTTTTAG
- a CDS encoding RICIN domain-containing protein — translation MDRSTNNVTLWSNNGGNHQKWKLVYDSNKKAYQLKSGTNQNLILAWNDYQGSNNVFATPNQYYEEHYWIVEDAGNGYFYLKNKKNSRYLDVTGSGTKDGTNVIVYPFTASNNQKFKLQRLN, via the coding sequence ATGGATCGATCAACGAATAATGTTACCTTATGGAGCAATAACGGCGGTAATCATCAAAAATGGAAGTTAGTATATGATTCAAATAAAAAGGCCTATCAACTTAAAAGTGGAACAAATCAAAATTTAATATTAGCTTGGAATGACTATCAAGGTTCTAACAATGTTTTTGCTACACCTAATCAATACTATGAAGAGCATTATTGGATAGTTGAAGATGCAGGAAATGGATATTTTTATTTAAAAAATAAGAAAAACTCCAGGTATTTAGATGTAACTGGTTCTGGTACTAAAGATGGAACAAATGTTATAGTATATCCATTTACAGCTAGTAATAATCAAAAATTTAAATTACAGAGACTAAATTAA
- a CDS encoding DUF3472 domain-containing protein, with amino-acid sequence MFNQRTRNGVKKILAITAASTVFSMFGTSISIIEAASAPGVYVTPKNSVSSDIISIDWSPVQTAPYTYWAVHNWNQGGEAGGYAGFQQQSGFDENGKRTLHFAVWDPISSKEAIKAEYVSPTSVASNFGGEGTGLKIQTTYDWKNYNWYRMTMRSWQENGHTKFGQWLKDVSKNQWKLIGIMDFPVPNVTFNYGQTLFQEDWLGNGQDVREARVKNGYGRNISDKKWTSWNTQSIEGQEPLNNNWDGGATSEYLWFKAGGDSRSTIGTGKTFTLNQPSQPEIGKLDYDVKSMYYENEKLNITWQLKDSSTPQFKGKIEIYNNENMTGQPINVINDIKSYQNGISQSISLPTNTYAKIVLTDIFDQTVEKKVKIKNESPNILEGDRFAWSMKGIGDFEFAKLDLNKSTEELQVSLIAGTPHNYFDSTYASIKVQDTSGKVVYNKEIYGNNQQNAESKTVPVKVGNFIELIHLEGGERATLTNLDNIKRESFDKKVIYEVTKDGLKKVNQIVNPKPDTEAPTQPQGLYASNVASDSVELKWNPSTDNVGVKEYQVLRDGQLIQTVQETKFTDQNLTANKEYKYTVKAVDTAGNISVQSNILTVTTKSQNVTYEKWDPKKAYTKGDKVEYQGKFYEAVQSYQGNGDPTWIFALSLWQPFNI; translated from the coding sequence ATGTTCAATCAAAGAACAAGAAATGGCGTCAAAAAAATCCTAGCAATTACAGCAGCTAGTACGGTGTTTTCGATGTTTGGAACATCAATTTCTATCATAGAGGCGGCGTCTGCTCCAGGAGTTTATGTTACACCTAAAAATAGTGTTTCTTCAGATATTATTAGTATAGACTGGTCTCCTGTTCAAACAGCACCTTATACATATTGGGCTGTACATAACTGGAACCAGGGGGGAGAAGCTGGTGGGTATGCTGGATTCCAACAACAAAGCGGTTTTGATGAAAATGGAAAGCGTACTTTACACTTTGCAGTTTGGGACCCTATTTCTTCTAAGGAGGCAATAAAAGCAGAATATGTATCCCCTACATCAGTTGCAAGTAATTTTGGTGGAGAAGGAACAGGTCTTAAAATTCAGACGACATATGATTGGAAGAATTATAATTGGTATCGCATGACAATGCGTTCTTGGCAAGAGAATGGACACACAAAATTTGGACAGTGGTTAAAAGATGTTTCAAAAAACCAATGGAAGCTTATTGGGATTATGGACTTTCCAGTTCCTAACGTTACATTTAACTATGGACAAACGCTGTTTCAAGAAGACTGGCTTGGTAATGGACAAGATGTAAGAGAGGCACGTGTAAAAAATGGATATGGAAGAAATATCTCAGATAAAAAATGGACATCTTGGAATACTCAATCAATAGAGGGGCAAGAGCCATTGAATAATAATTGGGATGGGGGAGCTACTTCAGAATATCTTTGGTTTAAGGCTGGGGGAGACTCTCGATCAACTATTGGAACAGGAAAAACATTTACGTTAAATCAACCTAGCCAACCTGAAATAGGAAAACTAGATTATGATGTAAAGTCTATGTATTATGAAAATGAAAAATTAAATATAACTTGGCAATTAAAAGATAGTAGTACACCTCAATTTAAGGGGAAAATTGAAATTTATAATAATGAAAATATGACGGGCCAACCGATTAACGTAATTAATGATATTAAATCTTACCAAAATGGAATCAGTCAATCTATATCATTACCAACAAATACTTATGCAAAAATTGTATTAACAGATATATTTGATCAAACTGTGGAAAAAAAGGTGAAAATCAAAAATGAATCTCCAAACATTTTAGAAGGGGATCGGTTTGCATGGTCGATGAAGGGTATAGGAGATTTTGAATTTGCAAAACTTGATTTAAATAAATCAACAGAAGAATTGCAAGTTAGTTTAATAGCAGGTACACCACACAATTATTTTGATAGTACGTATGCAAGTATTAAAGTACAGGATACATCAGGTAAAGTGGTATATAACAAAGAGATTTATGGGAATAATCAACAAAATGCTGAATCAAAAACAGTCCCAGTAAAAGTAGGCAATTTTATTGAACTTATACACCTAGAAGGTGGAGAGAGAGCGACATTAACAAATCTGGATAATATTAAACGCGAAAGCTTTGATAAAAAAGTAATATATGAAGTTACAAAGGATGGCCTGAAGAAAGTAAATCAAATTGTTAATCCGAAACCGGACACAGAAGCTCCAACACAACCACAAGGATTATATGCAAGCAATGTTGCATCAGACAGTGTAGAGCTAAAATGGAATCCTTCTACAGACAATGTGGGTGTAAAAGAGTATCAAGTGTTACGTGATGGACAATTAATTCAAACTGTACAAGAAACAAAGTTTACTGATCAAAACCTTACAGCTAATAAAGAATATAAATATACTGTAAAGGCTGTAGATACGGCTGGAAATATCTCGGTTCAAAGCAACATCCTTACAGTAACAACAAAGAGTCAAAATGTAACGTATGAAAAATGGGATCCCAAAAAGGCATATACAAAAGGAGATAAAGTAGAGTATCAAGGGAAATTTTATGAAGCGGTTCAAAGCTATCAAGGAAATGGAGATCCTACTTGGATATTTGCCTTGTCTTTATGGCAACCATTTAATATATAA
- a CDS encoding Fic family protein — protein sequence MRDFFEEKYLDIELQRELLSLISEISEYKGKISAYQDRNPDIFNNLEKTIPLRYIKNFNTVFMDINIPNKRLKELMLNEMLPKTIEEDAVYCYYQSMSLVQKKFHNLPVNSETIQELHFQLIHYITSDCAMWRKKQFIVPGVPEYGMHSSSYRPVARELIPQSVKQLCEQYNTLVENKEFHSLILIAQFILNFYCILPFDQGNRRLAFILIQLLLMKSEHTFIKYVCLDKYIKKHESKYYDSIFKSSVNWYCHGHNTSFWIKIFLTIILEAYQDLHLTVQDSICRDTKIERIKNYIIRQKKPFTKENIRDVYPDIAESTISKALASFQSLGLIKLASRGRNAQWTRV from the coding sequence ATGAGAGATTTTTTTGAGGAGAAATACTTAGATATAGAGCTACAAAGAGAACTGTTAAGTTTAATAAGTGAAATTAGTGAATACAAAGGAAAAATATCCGCTTATCAAGACAGAAACCCTGATATATTCAATAATTTGGAGAAAACCATCCCCCTTCGTTATATAAAAAACTTTAATACTGTTTTTATGGATATAAACATTCCGAATAAGAGGTTAAAAGAACTGATGTTGAACGAAATGTTACCCAAAACAATAGAAGAAGATGCCGTATATTGTTATTATCAATCAATGTCTCTTGTGCAAAAAAAGTTCCATAATTTACCCGTTAACTCAGAGACAATACAAGAATTACATTTTCAATTAATCCATTATATTACTTCTGACTGTGCAATGTGGCGTAAAAAACAATTTATTGTCCCAGGTGTTCCTGAATATGGGATGCATTCCAGTAGCTATCGTCCAGTAGCTCGGGAACTTATCCCCCAATCTGTAAAACAATTATGTGAGCAGTATAATACATTAGTGGAGAATAAGGAGTTTCATTCACTTATATTAATAGCTCAATTTATATTGAATTTTTATTGTATTCTCCCTTTTGACCAGGGAAATCGAAGACTCGCATTCATATTGATACAATTACTATTAATGAAGAGTGAACATACATTTATAAAGTATGTATGTTTAGATAAATATATAAAGAAACATGAATCAAAATACTATGATTCAATCTTTAAATCTTCAGTTAATTGGTACTGTCATGGGCACAATACCAGTTTTTGGATAAAAATATTCTTAACAATTATATTAGAAGCATATCAGGATTTGCATCTAACAGTTCAGGATTCTATATGTAGGGATACTAAAATTGAACGAATTAAAAATTATATAATTAGGCAAAAAAAACCTTTTACTAAAGAAAATATTCGTGACGTTTATCCAGATATTGCCGAAAGTACAATTAGTAAAGCATTAGCTTCCTTCCAGTCTCTTGGTCTTATAAAGCTAGCTTCACGAGGAAGAAATGCTCAATGGACACGGGTTTAA
- a CDS encoding HBL/NHE enterotoxin family protein, whose translation MKKTLVTGLMVTAILASPSNYVSAYTEGVQSKSESTYVQNVKNANTLSHSIRTLGSQSPLAQAYGLIILQQPTIKGTGMSSLTNHQEFVKNHVREWLDEYNPKLVDLNQDMQRFSTRFNGYYGTLYDLAGTVNTDTETKVSFVNAFNRLQQDVQTIQDSMNQTLLQLNRFNDLLLQDNKGFSEKAKIAIQSLEGSDGTVTQLRADIKRLQEEILVELAKILNRPNEVRNGVINIGKQVFTIAGGAAQTQTIDFISISSLGGGILDLFDSQTAASARIIEQKQKELLPLIQQLAETQIQVTEMTFIEDQMNGFTEMIKRQIITFEYLMNDWKALNDTMIQIQLNLSAGAHMDSVGLQNQLIQLKEFSDELYLQTKKFENFISNVTIN comes from the coding sequence GTGAAAAAAACTTTAGTTACAGGATTAATGGTTACAGCAATATTAGCAAGTCCTTCCAACTATGTAAGTGCTTACACGGAGGGGGTGCAGTCTAAATCAGAGTCAACATATGTACAAAATGTCAAAAATGCGAATACATTATCACATTCGATTAGAACGTTAGGTTCACAATCACCTTTAGCGCAAGCATATGGATTAATTATTTTACAGCAACCAACCATTAAAGGGACTGGTATGAGCAGTTTAACGAATCACCAAGAATTTGTAAAAAATCATGTTCGCGAATGGTTAGATGAATATAATCCTAAGTTAGTTGATTTAAATCAAGATATGCAGCGTTTTAGTACAAGATTCAATGGTTATTATGGTACATTATATGATTTAGCGGGAACGGTAAATACAGATACGGAAACAAAAGTGAGTTTTGTAAATGCTTTTAATAGACTACAACAGGACGTACAAACTATCCAAGATAGTATGAACCAAACCTTATTGCAGCTAAATCGTTTTAATGATTTATTGCTTCAAGATAACAAAGGATTTTCTGAAAAAGCAAAAATAGCAATTCAATCCTTAGAGGGGTCAGATGGAACTGTTACACAGCTAAGAGCTGATATTAAAAGACTTCAAGAAGAGATACTGGTAGAACTCGCAAAAATTTTAAATAGACCAAATGAAGTTCGTAACGGCGTTATAAATATTGGGAAGCAAGTCTTTACGATTGCGGGCGGAGCAGCTCAGACTCAAACTATAGATTTTATCTCTATTTCATCTCTTGGTGGTGGAATTTTAGATCTTTTCGACAGCCAAACAGCTGCTTCTGCTAGGATTATTGAGCAGAAACAAAAAGAATTACTACCACTAATTCAGCAGTTAGCAGAAACCCAAATTCAAGTGACTGAAATGACTTTTATTGAGGATCAAATGAATGGGTTTACTGAGATGATTAAGAGGCAAATTATTACTTTTGAATATTTGATGAATGATTGGAAAGCGCTAAATGATACAATGATCCAAATCCAACTCAATCTGAGTGCAGGGGCACACATGGATAGTGTTGGATTGCAAAATCAATTAATTCAGCTCAAAGAATTCAGTGATGAACTGTATTTGCAAACAAAAAAGTTTGAAAATTTCATTTCAAATGTAACAATAAATTAA
- a CDS encoding FtsX-like permease family protein gives MLFKLSMSGLKSKLQDYIVLLVGLIVSISTFYMFQTLSLNKAFLESNPHADTVAIAFQIGSVLLAIVTFFYVLYANSFLLSLRQKEFGMYMILGAKRYKVTSLMFIETIVLGTASLTIGIAVGIGLAEGIGQLLMKQLEFSGENYKAFYIPSMAVTCLFFFALFIVSAIMNSMKISRISVLQLVHADAKTERIAVKGKMTGVVAFLGLILLGIGYASLIHIAHLQEKELIAVPKFMGIGLITATVGTYMLFGSLLPVMLNKIKSNKKRREKGLNAFTFAQLNFRINSLTRVLATVAILVALGAGGIACGMAFKNNVLKTTDKEKVYDSVVHNPTAEEKKILSGILFKEKFEYRYKVDDEYVYYIKEDIEKNRPLAQDSENGKKMKVSEEFPKDAFSLPKQLYKLYNDDTKTKKWKEAFFTIQPTYMYPDHEIKIIDPNIYDSMKNKENTVFIGKTDDFGAHLKEWKKLDELQVAKYKNVKAEELDSTYQMYNFSHGMASGFMFMGFFVGIAFLAMMASCLMFKILSGASKDSTRYQMLRKIGVRQGLLTQSIYKELFFIFLVPAIVGIAHILVGMNMFGPLLIDPYFRIWLPLVIFVVIYLIYYLITIQLYKRIVLPKEK, from the coding sequence ATGTTATTTAAGCTTTCTATGTCAGGCCTAAAAAGTAAGTTGCAAGATTACATTGTTTTACTTGTTGGTTTGATTGTATCTATTTCAACTTTTTACATGTTTCAAACGTTATCACTAAATAAAGCGTTCCTTGAATCCAATCCACATGCTGATACGGTTGCAATTGCATTCCAAATCGGTTCCGTTTTATTAGCGATTGTAACGTTTTTCTATGTTTTATATGCAAATTCTTTCTTATTATCTCTTCGCCAAAAAGAATTTGGCATGTACATGATATTAGGGGCAAAAAGGTATAAAGTTACCTCACTTATGTTTATCGAAACAATCGTATTAGGCACTGCATCTCTTACAATTGGAATCGCAGTTGGTATAGGGCTTGCAGAAGGTATTGGTCAGTTATTAATGAAGCAGTTGGAATTCTCTGGTGAAAATTATAAAGCATTTTATATTCCATCTATGGCTGTTACTTGCCTCTTTTTCTTTGCACTATTTATAGTATCAGCAATCATGAATAGTATGAAAATATCTCGTATTTCTGTATTACAACTTGTACATGCCGATGCAAAAACAGAGCGTATCGCTGTAAAAGGAAAAATGACAGGTGTAGTTGCATTCCTTGGTCTGATTTTGCTAGGTATTGGGTATGCATCACTGATTCATATAGCGCATTTACAGGAAAAAGAGTTAATAGCCGTACCTAAATTCATGGGTATTGGATTAATCACAGCGACAGTTGGTACTTACATGTTATTTGGATCACTTCTCCCAGTTATGCTTAACAAGATAAAGAGTAATAAAAAACGTCGTGAAAAAGGGCTGAATGCTTTTACTTTTGCACAATTGAATTTCCGAATTAATAGCCTAACACGGGTACTTGCAACGGTAGCAATCCTAGTGGCTCTTGGCGCTGGTGGAATTGCGTGTGGTATGGCATTTAAAAATAACGTTCTAAAGACGACTGATAAAGAAAAAGTTTACGATTCAGTCGTTCATAATCCAACAGCGGAAGAAAAGAAAATTTTAAGTGGCATCTTATTTAAAGAGAAGTTTGAATATCGCTACAAAGTAGATGATGAGTATGTGTATTATATAAAAGAAGATATAGAGAAAAATCGTCCTTTAGCACAAGATAGTGAAAATGGGAAGAAGATGAAAGTTTCAGAGGAATTTCCTAAGGATGCATTTTCATTGCCAAAACAACTGTATAAACTGTATAACGATGATACGAAAACAAAAAAATGGAAAGAAGCTTTCTTCACAATCCAGCCAACTTATATGTATCCTGATCATGAAATAAAAATTATAGACCCAAACATATACGATAGTATGAAGAATAAAGAAAATACTGTGTTTATTGGGAAAACAGATGATTTTGGAGCACACTTAAAAGAATGGAAAAAACTTGATGAATTACAGGTAGCGAAATATAAAAATGTGAAAGCGGAAGAATTAGATAGTACGTATCAAATGTATAACTTTAGTCATGGTATGGCCAGTGGATTCATGTTTATGGGCTTCTTCGTTGGAATTGCGTTCTTAGCAATGATGGCAAGTTGCCTTATGTTTAAAATTCTATCTGGCGCATCGAAAGACAGCACACGTTATCAAATGCTTCGTAAAATCGGTGTCCGCCAGGGGTTATTAACACAATCGATTTATAAAGAGTTGTTCTTCATATTCTTAGTACCGGCAATTGTGGGTATTGCTCATATATTAGTTGGTATGAACATGTTCGGTCCGCTTTTGATTGATCCGTATTTCCGAATTTGGTTGCCACTTGTCATTTTCGTAGTGATTTACTTAATTTACTACTTGATTACAATTCAATTGTATAAAAGAATTGTACTTCCGAAAGAAAAATAG